The Quadrisphaera sp. DSM 44207 genome window below encodes:
- the pgk gene encoding phosphoglycerate kinase, translated as MRTIDDLLAAQGDLRGRRVLVRSDLNVPLDGARITDDGRVRASLPTWQRLLDAGARVVVCAHLGRPRGAPEERYSLRPVHARIAELLAGTTARFAEDTVGPSARAAAQALGDGELLLVENLRFDARETSEDDAERGALADELAALVGGADGGGLYVSDGFGVVHRKQASVYDVAQRLPHAAGDLVLAETRVLRRLVEDPQRPYAVVLGGAKVSDKLGVIENLLRTCDRLLVGGGMVFTFLAAQGHEVGRSLLEADQVEAVRRSLDAAAERGVEVVLPVDVVAATAFSADADHEVVGVEAIPADRMGLDIGPRSATLFAQRLADARTVFWNGPMGAFEMAPYAEGTRAVAQALTEVTARGGLTVVGGGDSAAAVRGLGFAEDAFGHISTGGGASLELLEGEALPGLTVLERPRSPRWPARP; from the coding sequence GTGAGGACCATCGACGACCTGCTCGCCGCGCAGGGCGACCTGCGCGGCCGGCGGGTGCTGGTGCGCAGCGACCTCAACGTCCCCCTGGACGGCGCTCGGATCACCGACGACGGCCGGGTCCGGGCGTCGCTGCCGACGTGGCAGCGACTCCTGGACGCCGGCGCGCGGGTGGTCGTGTGCGCGCACCTCGGCCGCCCCAGGGGCGCGCCGGAGGAGCGCTACTCCCTGCGCCCGGTGCACGCGCGGATCGCCGAGCTGCTGGCGGGCACGACCGCGCGCTTCGCCGAGGACACCGTCGGCCCGTCGGCCCGCGCCGCGGCGCAGGCCCTCGGGGACGGCGAGCTGCTGCTCGTGGAGAACCTGCGCTTCGACGCGCGCGAGACCAGCGAGGACGACGCCGAGCGCGGCGCCCTCGCCGACGAGCTGGCGGCGCTCGTGGGCGGCGCGGACGGCGGCGGCCTGTACGTCTCCGACGGGTTCGGCGTCGTGCACCGCAAGCAGGCGAGCGTCTACGACGTCGCGCAGCGGCTGCCGCACGCCGCCGGTGACCTCGTGCTGGCCGAGACCCGGGTGCTGCGCCGCCTGGTGGAGGACCCGCAGCGCCCGTACGCCGTCGTCCTGGGGGGCGCCAAGGTCTCCGACAAGCTCGGGGTGATCGAGAACCTGCTCCGCACCTGCGATCGCCTCCTCGTCGGCGGCGGCATGGTCTTCACCTTCCTCGCCGCGCAGGGGCACGAGGTGGGCAGGTCCCTGCTCGAGGCCGACCAGGTCGAGGCGGTGCGCCGCTCCCTCGACGCGGCCGCCGAGCGCGGCGTCGAGGTCGTCCTGCCCGTCGACGTCGTCGCCGCGACCGCCTTCTCGGCCGACGCCGACCACGAGGTCGTCGGCGTCGAGGCCATCCCGGCCGACCGGATGGGCCTCGACATCGGCCCGCGCTCGGCGACGCTGTTCGCGCAGCGGCTCGCCGACGCGCGCACGGTCTTCTGGAACGGCCCGATGGGCGCCTTCGAGATGGCCCCGTACGCCGAGGGCACCCGTGCGGTGGCCCAGGCGCTCACCGAGGTCACCGCCCGCGGTGGCCTGACCGTGGTCGGCGGCGGCGACTCCGCCGCCGCGGTGCGCGGCCTCGGCTTCGCCGAGGACGCCTTCGGCCACATCTCCACCGGCGGCGGCGCCAGCCTCGAGCTCCTCGAGGGCGAAGCCCTGCCCGGCCTGACCGTCCTGGAACGACCGAGGAGCCCGCGATGGCCCGCACGCCCCTGA
- the gap gene encoding type I glyceraldehyde-3-phosphate dehydrogenase produces the protein MTIRVGINGFGRIGRNFFRAVQASDVDIEIVGVNDLTDNATLAHLLAYDSVLGRLEGVSTSGDEISVDGKSFKALAERDPSALPWGELGADVVVESTGIFTDATRARAHIDAGARKVIISAPAKNEDFTVVMGVNDDQYDPASHHIISNASCTTNCLGPMAKVIHEAFGIQRGLMTTVHAYTQDQNLQDAPHKDLRRARAAAINIVPTSTGAAKAIGLVLPELRGKLDGYALRVPVPTGSATDLTVTVGRETSVEEVNAAVRAAAEGTLKGYLRYTEDPLVSSDIVTDPASCIFDAGLTKVIGDQVKVVGWYDNEWGYSNRLADLIALVGKDL, from the coding sequence GTGACCATCCGCGTGGGCATCAACGGCTTCGGCCGCATCGGGCGCAACTTCTTCCGGGCCGTGCAGGCCTCCGACGTCGACATCGAGATCGTCGGCGTCAACGACCTGACCGACAACGCCACCCTGGCGCACCTGCTCGCCTACGACTCGGTGCTGGGCCGCCTGGAGGGCGTGAGCACCAGCGGCGACGAGATCAGCGTGGACGGCAAGAGCTTCAAGGCCCTCGCCGAGCGCGACCCGTCCGCGCTGCCGTGGGGCGAGCTGGGCGCCGACGTCGTCGTGGAGTCCACCGGCATCTTCACCGACGCCACCAGGGCCCGCGCCCACATCGACGCCGGCGCCAGGAAGGTCATCATCTCCGCCCCGGCGAAGAACGAGGACTTCACCGTCGTCATGGGCGTCAACGACGACCAGTACGACCCGGCGTCGCACCACATCATCTCCAACGCCTCCTGCACCACCAACTGCCTCGGGCCGATGGCCAAGGTCATCCACGAGGCCTTCGGGATCCAGCGCGGCCTGATGACGACGGTGCACGCGTACACGCAGGACCAGAACCTCCAGGACGCCCCCCACAAGGACCTGCGCCGCGCCCGCGCCGCCGCGATCAACATCGTCCCGACCTCCACCGGCGCGGCCAAGGCGATCGGCCTGGTGCTGCCGGAGCTGCGGGGCAAGCTCGACGGCTACGCCCTGCGCGTGCCGGTGCCGACCGGCTCGGCCACCGACCTGACGGTCACCGTGGGCCGCGAGACCTCCGTCGAGGAGGTCAACGCCGCCGTCAGGGCCGCCGCCGAGGGCACCCTGAAGGGCTACCTGAGGTACACCGAGGACCCGCTGGTCTCCTCCGACATCGTCACCGACCCGGCGTCCTGCATCTTCGACGCCGGCCTGACCAAGGTGATCGGCGACCAGGTGAAGGTCGTCGGCTGGTACGACAACGAGTGGGGCTACTCCAACCGCCTCGCCGACCTGATCGCCCTGGTCGGCAAGGACCTCTGA
- the yvcK gene encoding uridine diphosphate-N-acetylglucosamine-binding protein YvcK produces the protein MSAAAPRRPGQLPGRRRRAGAGPAVVACGGGHGLAASLSALRHLSERLTAVVTVADDGGSSGRLREEFGVLPPGDLRMALSALCDDTEWGRTWRDVLQHRFHTDGALHDHAVGNLLIVALWEQLGDAVAGLDLVAQLLGARGRVLPMSSVPLRIEADVAGLHPDPERLEVVRGQVAVATTEGRVAGVRLLPGDPPARPEAVEAVLAADWVVLGPGSWFTSVTPHLLVPDLAAALQATPARRCLVLNLSAQRGEATGLSAADHVRALTAHAPRLRLDVVLADPSAVEDVEDLATSAEAAGARLVLRQVGRGGVPEHDPLRLAAAFRDVFDGAWGDVG, from the coding sequence GTGAGCGCCGCCGCCCCCCGCCGCCCCGGGCAGCTGCCGGGGCGGCGGCGCCGCGCCGGCGCCGGCCCCGCCGTCGTCGCCTGCGGGGGAGGTCACGGGCTGGCGGCGTCGCTGTCGGCCCTGCGCCACCTGTCCGAGCGGCTGACGGCGGTGGTCACCGTCGCCGACGACGGCGGCTCCAGCGGCCGGCTGCGCGAGGAGTTCGGCGTCCTGCCGCCCGGGGACCTGCGCATGGCCCTCTCGGCGCTGTGCGACGACACCGAGTGGGGGCGCACCTGGCGCGACGTGCTCCAGCACCGCTTCCACACCGACGGCGCCCTGCACGACCACGCGGTGGGCAACCTGCTCATCGTCGCCCTGTGGGAGCAGCTGGGGGACGCCGTGGCCGGCCTCGACCTCGTCGCCCAGCTGCTCGGCGCGCGCGGGCGCGTGCTGCCGATGTCGTCCGTGCCGCTGCGGATCGAGGCCGACGTCGCGGGCCTGCACCCGGACCCCGAGCGCCTGGAGGTCGTGCGCGGCCAGGTGGCGGTGGCCACCACCGAGGGTCGCGTGGCCGGCGTCCGGCTGCTGCCGGGCGACCCGCCGGCGCGCCCGGAGGCCGTCGAGGCCGTCCTGGCGGCCGACTGGGTCGTCCTCGGCCCCGGCTCGTGGTTCACCAGCGTCACCCCGCACCTGCTCGTGCCGGACCTCGCGGCGGCGCTGCAGGCCACGCCCGCCCGCCGCTGCCTCGTGCTCAACCTCTCGGCGCAGCGGGGCGAGGCCACGGGCCTGTCCGCCGCCGACCACGTGCGGGCCCTGACCGCCCACGCCCCGCGGCTGCGCCTGGACGTCGTCCTCGCCGACCCCAGCGCCGTCGAGGACGTCGAGGACCTCGCCACCTCCGCCGAGGCCGCCGGCGCGCGCCTGGTGCTGCGCCAGGTCGGGCGCGGCGGCGTGCCCGAGCACGACCCGCTGCGCCTGGCCGCCGCCTTCCGCGACGTCTTCGACGGCGCCTGGGGCGACGTCGGCTGA
- a CDS encoding SRPBCC domain-containing protein yields MSVQPRPDPERSLARQVPYVVAAARAEVARFGHPEVEAEHLLLGLLATGGPSARALTGAGVDLAGLRRALVQLQEQDLASLGLPDAVPAPPPAGSARDVLDQHLPVSERAGELLEERGLGFRTDDRALLLALLEDGPRVRRLLQQAGVDPAALERGVRDGLHGGADAARPGRQQGQDEQPPADLDAADLDDADGAPLPPGSTRMQARHTQVLPVPRERVWALIASPQRRPEWDPNCAGVDVGADGTEEVTTTSPGDRERVAPQVVTRLVPGAEIAWAHHAPGTRPGRGAGSVDGGGSWTLHVRLEEHEQGCTIDLHKRWVTRGRSWKLLRPLLERTVTVQLRRTAVSIAQAASEPA; encoded by the coding sequence ATGAGCGTTCAACCGCGTCCCGATCCGGAGCGGTCCCTGGCCCGGCAGGTCCCCTACGTCGTCGCGGCGGCGCGCGCGGAGGTCGCGCGGTTCGGGCACCCGGAGGTCGAGGCCGAGCACCTGCTGCTGGGGCTGCTGGCCACCGGCGGGCCCAGCGCGCGAGCGCTCACGGGCGCCGGGGTGGACCTCGCCGGGCTGCGCCGGGCGCTCGTGCAGCTGCAGGAGCAGGACCTCGCGAGCCTGGGACTTCCCGACGCCGTCCCCGCGCCTCCGCCCGCCGGCTCCGCCCGCGACGTCCTCGACCAGCACCTGCCGGTCAGCGAGCGGGCCGGTGAGCTGCTGGAGGAGCGCGGACTCGGCTTCCGCACCGACGACCGGGCGCTCCTGCTCGCCCTGCTCGAGGACGGCCCGCGGGTGCGCCGCCTCCTGCAGCAGGCGGGCGTCGACCCCGCCGCGCTGGAGCGCGGCGTCCGCGACGGGCTCCACGGCGGCGCCGACGCCGCACGCCCGGGGCGGCAGCAGGGACAGGACGAGCAGCCTCCCGCTGACCTCGATGCCGCCGACCTCGACGACGCCGACGGCGCGCCGCTGCCGCCCGGGTCGACCCGGATGCAGGCACGGCACACCCAGGTCCTGCCGGTCCCGCGCGAGCGGGTGTGGGCGCTGATCGCCTCCCCGCAGCGGCGCCCGGAGTGGGACCCGAACTGCGCCGGCGTCGACGTCGGAGCCGACGGCACCGAGGAGGTCACCACCACCAGCCCGGGCGACCGGGAGCGGGTCGCACCCCAGGTCGTGACCCGCCTGGTGCCGGGCGCGGAGATCGCCTGGGCGCACCACGCGCCCGGGACCAGGCCTGGGCGTGGGGCCGGGTCGGTGGACGGTGGCGGGAGCTGGACGCTGCACGTCCGCCTCGAGGAGCACGAGCAGGGCTGCACCATCGACCTGCACAAGCGCTGGGTGACCCGCGGCAGGAGCTGGAAGCTCCTGCGACCCCTGCTCGAGCGCACGGTCACCGTGCAGCTGCGCCGCACCGCCGTGAGCATCGCCCAGGCCGCCAGCGAGCCCGCCTGA
- the whiA gene encoding DNA-binding protein WhiA, translating to MALTAQVKDELSRLPVQRSCCRKAEVSSLLRFAGGLHIVSGRVVVEAEVDAGATARRLRRDLAEVYGAASEVLVIAGGGLRRGSRYVVRVVRDGEALARQTGLLDGRGRPVRGLPPHVVAGAVCDAEAAWRGAFLAHGSLTEPGRSSALEVTCPGPEAALALVGAARRLQISAKARDVRGVDRVVIRDGDAIAALLTRLGAHDAVLVWEERRMRREVRATANRLANFDDANLRRSARAAVAAGSRVERALEILGDDAPEHLRTAGSLRLEHKQASLEELGALASPPMSKDAVAGRIRRLLAMADRRAAELGIAGTDANLTPDMLDA from the coding sequence ATGGCTCTGACGGCACAGGTGAAGGACGAGCTCAGCCGTCTGCCGGTCCAGCGCTCGTGCTGCCGCAAGGCCGAGGTCTCCTCGCTGCTGCGGTTCGCGGGCGGCCTGCACATCGTCTCCGGGCGCGTGGTGGTCGAGGCCGAGGTCGACGCGGGCGCCACGGCGCGCCGGCTGCGCCGCGACCTGGCGGAGGTCTACGGCGCCGCCAGCGAGGTCCTCGTCATCGCTGGCGGCGGGCTGCGGCGCGGGTCGCGCTACGTCGTCCGGGTCGTGCGCGACGGGGAGGCCCTGGCCCGCCAGACCGGCCTGCTCGACGGCCGCGGCCGCCCGGTGCGGGGCCTGCCGCCGCACGTGGTCGCCGGCGCCGTCTGCGACGCCGAGGCCGCGTGGCGCGGCGCGTTCCTCGCGCACGGCTCCCTGACCGAGCCGGGCCGCTCCTCCGCGCTGGAGGTCACCTGCCCCGGCCCCGAGGCGGCCCTGGCCCTCGTCGGCGCCGCCCGCCGGCTGCAGATCAGCGCCAAGGCGCGCGACGTGCGCGGCGTCGACCGCGTCGTCATCCGGGACGGCGACGCCATCGCGGCCCTGCTCACGCGCCTGGGCGCCCACGACGCCGTGCTGGTGTGGGAGGAGCGGCGCATGCGCCGGGAGGTGCGCGCCACCGCCAACCGGCTGGCCAACTTCGACGACGCCAACCTGCGCCGCTCGGCGCGCGCCGCCGTCGCGGCCGGCTCCCGCGTCGAGCGGGCGCTGGAGATCCTCGGGGACGACGCCCCGGAGCACCTGCGCACGGCCGGCTCCCTGCGCCTGGAGCACAAGCAGGCCTCGCTGGAGGAGCTCGGCGCGCTCGCCTCGCCGCCGATGTCCAAGGACGCCGTGGCGGGGCGGATCCGCCGGCTGCTGGCCATGGCCGACCGCCGCGCCGCCGAGCTCGGCATCGCCGGCACCGACGCCAACCTGACCCCGGACATGCTCGACGCCTGA
- the rapZ gene encoding RNase adapter RapZ, with product MGAVTTAEAPQAPELPQASELLVVTGLSGAGRSTAAHVLEDLGWYVVDNLPPQMLAPLAELAAGASRTVPRVAVVLDVRGRGFSADLFSALSGLEQRGVRHRVLFLEASDAVLVRRFESVRRPHPLQEEGRVLDGIVAERELLRDLRAAADVVIDTTDLNVHQLGAAVTDVFGDVDRTRLRLTLVSFGFKYGLPTDADHVVDVRFLPNPHWVPALRPHTGRDAPVSDYVLGQEGAGEFLDRYAAALEPVLAGYARENRRYATIAIGCTGGKHRSVAMSEALAARLRAATGEGGPSVRVAHRDLGRE from the coding sequence ATGGGCGCCGTGACCACCGCCGAGGCGCCGCAGGCCCCCGAGCTGCCGCAGGCCTCCGAGCTGCTCGTCGTCACCGGCCTGTCCGGCGCCGGCCGCTCCACCGCGGCCCACGTGCTGGAGGACCTCGGCTGGTACGTCGTCGACAACCTGCCCCCGCAGATGCTCGCGCCCCTCGCGGAGCTGGCCGCCGGGGCGTCGCGGACCGTGCCGAGGGTCGCCGTCGTCCTCGACGTGCGCGGCCGCGGCTTCTCCGCCGACCTGTTCTCCGCCCTCTCGGGCCTGGAGCAGCGCGGCGTGCGCCACCGCGTGCTCTTCCTCGAGGCGAGCGACGCCGTGCTCGTGCGCCGCTTCGAGTCGGTGCGCCGCCCCCACCCGCTGCAGGAGGAGGGGCGCGTCCTGGACGGGATCGTCGCCGAGCGGGAGCTGCTGCGGGACCTGCGCGCCGCCGCCGACGTCGTCATCGACACCACCGACCTCAACGTCCACCAGCTCGGCGCGGCCGTCACCGACGTCTTCGGGGACGTCGACCGCACGCGCCTGCGCCTGACGCTGGTCTCCTTCGGCTTCAAGTACGGCCTGCCCACGGACGCCGACCACGTCGTCGACGTCCGCTTCCTGCCCAACCCGCACTGGGTGCCCGCGCTGCGCCCCCACACGGGCAGGGACGCGCCCGTCAGCGACTACGTGCTCGGGCAGGAGGGCGCCGGGGAGTTCCTCGACCGCTACGCCGCCGCGCTCGAGCCCGTCCTCGCCGGCTACGCGCGCGAGAACCGCCGCTACGCGACCATCGCGATCGGCTGCACCGGCGGCAAGCACCGCTCCGTGGCGATGTCCGAGGCCCTCGCCGCGCGGCTGCGGGCGGCGACCGGCGAGGGCGGCCCGTCGGTGCGCGTGGCGCACCGGGACCTGGGCCGCGAGTGA
- a CDS encoding TetR/AcrR family transcriptional regulator C-terminal ligand-binding domain-containing protein: protein MRRRRGRRPADVVRREVLETAGRLLLSEGMGPFTIERVAALSGASKMTIYKWWPSKGALALDGYFTSVETALALPDTGDLEADLTTQLTAFVHLLRDTRAGRVIAELIGAAQTDPELAAAYRHRYSGPRRALAVERLRRAQERGQVHPDVDPEVVVDQLWGACYHRLLLPDQPLTDAFAAALVRNLVHGLR, encoded by the coding sequence GTGCGCCGCCGACGCGGGCGCCGGCCCGCCGACGTGGTCCGGCGAGAGGTCCTGGAGACGGCCGGGCGGCTGCTGCTGTCCGAGGGGATGGGCCCCTTCACGATCGAACGGGTCGCCGCCCTGTCGGGGGCCAGCAAGATGACGATCTACAAGTGGTGGCCGTCGAAGGGGGCCCTGGCGCTCGACGGCTACTTCACGAGCGTCGAGACCGCCCTGGCCCTCCCGGACACCGGTGACCTCGAGGCGGACCTGACGACCCAGCTGACCGCCTTCGTGCACCTGCTGCGCGACACCCGGGCCGGGCGCGTGATCGCCGAGCTCATCGGAGCGGCCCAGACGGACCCCGAGCTGGCGGCCGCGTACCGGCACCGGTACTCCGGTCCTCGCCGGGCCCTGGCCGTGGAGAGGCTGCGCCGCGCGCAGGAGCGCGGCCAGGTGCACCCGGACGTCGACCCGGAAGTCGTCGTGGACCAGCTGTGGGGCGCCTGCTACCACCGCCTGCTGCTGCCCGACCAGCCGCTCACCGACGCCTTCGCCGCCGCGCTCGTGCGCAACCTCGTCCACGGGCTGCGCTGA
- a CDS encoding SDR family oxidoreductase, whose amino-acid sequence MTNPTTQHSGPRVAVVIGGSGGIGRAAAERLARDGVSVVVHYAGRPARAQEVVDAITGAGGRASAAQADVADEDQVAALFDAVEREHGGVDVVVNTAGIMLLSPLADLALSDFDRMHRTNVRGTFVVSQQAARRVRAGGAIVNFSTSVTRLALPTYSAYAATKGAVEAMTLVLAKEMRGRDVTVNAVAPGPTATPLFLEGKDEATVDRMARMNPMERLGTPEDVAEVVAFLAGPGRWVNGQVLHANGGAA is encoded by the coding sequence ATGACCAACCCCACCACCCAGCACTCCGGCCCTCGCGTCGCCGTCGTCATCGGCGGCTCCGGCGGCATCGGCCGCGCTGCCGCCGAGCGGCTGGCCCGCGACGGCGTGAGCGTCGTCGTCCACTACGCCGGCAGGCCCGCCCGCGCCCAGGAGGTCGTCGACGCGATCACCGGGGCCGGAGGGCGGGCGAGCGCCGCGCAGGCGGACGTCGCCGACGAGGACCAGGTCGCCGCCCTGTTCGACGCCGTCGAGCGCGAGCACGGCGGCGTCGACGTCGTCGTGAACACCGCCGGGATCATGCTGCTCTCCCCCCTGGCGGACCTGGCGCTGTCCGACTTCGACCGCATGCACCGCACCAACGTGCGCGGCACCTTCGTCGTCTCCCAGCAGGCCGCCCGCCGCGTGCGCGCCGGCGGGGCGATCGTGAACTTCTCCACCTCGGTGACCCGGCTCGCCCTGCCCACCTACAGCGCCTACGCGGCCACCAAGGGCGCCGTCGAGGCGATGACGCTGGTCCTCGCCAAGGAGATGCGCGGGCGGGACGTCACGGTCAACGCCGTCGCGCCCGGCCCCACCGCCACGCCGCTGTTCCTCGAGGGCAAGGACGAGGCGACCGTCGACCGCATGGCGCGGATGAACCCGATGGAGCGCCTGGGCACGCCCGAGGACGTCGCCGAGGTCGTCGCCTTCCTCGCCGGCCCCGGCCGCTGGGTCAACGGCCAGGTGCTCCACGCCAACGGAGGAGCCGCGTGA
- the uvrC gene encoding excinuclease ABC subunit UvrC yields MADPATYRPRPGEVPDSPGVYRFRDASGRVIYVGKAKSLRSRLANYFQDLSALHPRTQTMVTTAASVEWTVVGSEVEALQLEYSWIKEFDPRFNVKYRDDKSYPYLAVTMGEEHPRVQVLRGAKRKGTKYFGPYTHAWAIRETVDLLLRVFPVRTCSAGVFKRARQVDRPCLLGYIDKCSAPCVGRISAEDHRALAQEFVDFMGGNTSRYLRRLEREMKDAAARMDFERAARLRDDLGALRKVLEKSAVVLPDATDADVFGLAEDELEAAVQVFHVRGGRIRGQRGWVVEKVEDVTPADLVQHLLQQVYGDEASSGDGQDGQDGGASGSGGVPREVLVPVEPPDLDQVTTWLSGLRGSRVDVRVPQRGDKRALLETVERNAVGALKLHKTRRAGDLTTRSLALQEVQDALGLDDAPLRIECYDVSNLQGTEVVASMVVFEDGLPRKSEYRRFAVRGTNGLDDTAALHEVLVRRFRRGIEERAADAAPELGDVGPVPASREVPAGIDPATGRARRFAYQPNLVVVDGGPPQVAAAARALAELGVEGVALCGLAKRLEEVWLPGEEFPVVLPRTSEGLYLLQRVRDEAHRFAITYHRAKRSRTMTKSALDDVPGLGPARKAALLARFGSIKQLRTATAEQVAEVPGVGPATAAAVVAALAADAPEPAVDLTTGELVD; encoded by the coding sequence GTGGCCGATCCCGCGACCTACCGCCCTCGGCCGGGGGAGGTGCCCGACTCTCCCGGCGTCTACCGCTTCCGCGACGCCAGCGGGCGGGTGATCTACGTCGGGAAGGCCAAGAGCCTGCGCTCGCGCCTGGCGAACTACTTCCAGGACCTCTCGGCGCTGCACCCGCGCACCCAGACGATGGTCACCACCGCCGCGAGCGTGGAGTGGACCGTCGTCGGGTCCGAGGTCGAGGCGCTGCAGCTGGAGTACTCCTGGATCAAGGAGTTCGACCCCCGCTTCAACGTCAAGTACCGCGACGACAAGTCCTACCCCTACCTCGCGGTGACGATGGGTGAGGAGCACCCGCGCGTGCAGGTGCTGCGCGGGGCCAAGCGCAAGGGCACCAAGTACTTCGGGCCGTACACGCACGCCTGGGCGATCCGCGAGACCGTCGACCTGCTGCTGCGCGTCTTCCCCGTGCGCACCTGCTCGGCGGGCGTGTTCAAGCGCGCCCGCCAGGTGGACCGCCCGTGCCTGCTCGGCTACATCGACAAGTGCTCCGCGCCCTGCGTCGGGCGGATCAGCGCCGAGGACCACAGGGCGCTCGCCCAGGAGTTCGTCGACTTCATGGGCGGCAACACCTCCCGCTACCTGCGCCGCCTGGAGCGGGAGATGAAGGACGCCGCGGCGCGGATGGACTTCGAGCGGGCCGCCCGGCTGCGCGACGACCTCGGCGCCCTGCGCAAGGTCCTCGAGAAGAGCGCCGTCGTCCTGCCCGACGCCACCGACGCCGACGTCTTCGGCCTCGCGGAGGACGAGCTCGAGGCGGCCGTGCAGGTCTTCCACGTGCGCGGGGGCCGGATCCGGGGCCAGCGCGGCTGGGTCGTCGAGAAGGTCGAGGACGTCACTCCCGCCGACCTCGTCCAGCACCTGCTGCAGCAGGTCTACGGCGACGAGGCGAGCAGCGGGGACGGGCAGGACGGGCAGGACGGCGGCGCCTCGGGCTCCGGCGGCGTCCCGCGGGAGGTGCTCGTGCCGGTGGAGCCTCCCGACCTCGACCAGGTGACCACCTGGCTGAGCGGGCTGCGCGGCTCGCGCGTCGACGTCCGCGTGCCCCAGCGCGGCGACAAGCGCGCCCTGCTGGAGACGGTCGAGCGCAACGCCGTCGGCGCGCTGAAGCTGCACAAGACCCGCCGCGCCGGGGACCTGACCACCCGCAGCCTCGCGCTGCAGGAGGTCCAGGACGCGCTCGGGCTCGACGACGCCCCGCTGCGCATCGAGTGCTACGACGTCTCGAACCTGCAGGGCACCGAGGTCGTCGCCTCGATGGTCGTCTTCGAGGACGGCCTGCCCCGCAAGAGCGAGTACCGCCGCTTCGCCGTGCGCGGGACGAACGGCCTCGACGACACCGCGGCCCTGCACGAGGTGCTCGTGCGCCGCTTCCGCCGCGGCATCGAGGAGCGCGCCGCGGACGCCGCGCCGGAGCTCGGCGACGTCGGGCCGGTGCCGGCGTCCCGCGAGGTGCCCGCCGGCATCGACCCCGCCACGGGACGCGCGCGGCGCTTCGCCTACCAGCCGAACCTCGTCGTCGTGGACGGCGGCCCGCCGCAGGTGGCGGCCGCGGCGCGGGCCCTCGCCGAGCTGGGGGTCGAGGGCGTGGCGCTGTGCGGCCTGGCGAAGCGGCTGGAGGAGGTGTGGCTGCCGGGGGAGGAGTTCCCCGTCGTCCTGCCGCGCACGTCCGAGGGCCTGTACCTGCTGCAGCGGGTGCGCGACGAGGCCCACCGCTTCGCCATCACCTACCACCGCGCCAAGCGCAGCAGGACCATGACGAAGAGCGCGCTGGACGACGTCCCGGGCCTGGGCCCGGCGCGCAAGGCGGCGCTGCTGGCGAGGTTCGGGTCGATCAAGCAGCTGCGCACGGCCACGGCCGAGCAGGTGGCCGAGGTGCCCGGCGTCGGCCCGGCGACCGCCGCCGCGGTCGTCGCCGCCCTGGCCGCCGACGCGCCGGAGCCCGCCGTCGACCTCACGACGGGCGAGCTCGTCGACTGA